TCATGCGTTGGCCTCTGACGACGCGCTCGCCCTGAACGCCGGGCCAGACGCCAAGACCAAAGCGCTCCAGCACGGACCGCTTTGCTTCTTTCACCTGGATGTACAAGGGCTCGTCGTCCGGGCTCATAAACAATGCGATCGAGCAATAGGTTCCGAGGCTGCCGACGTCGACGGCTTTGAAAGCGATGTCGCACAAACGGTAGCGGCCCAATAGAGCGGCGACGTGCGGCGGCAAATTCGCGAAGGCGGCGGCAATGAGCCCGTTGACATCGAATAGGTTGGCGATGCTTTCGTCGAAGTGAAAGAGCCGCGGCGGCCTATCTTCGATTCGCAAATCGCCGTTTGCTCCATTTGAAATCTTCGGAAAGTCGTCGGCATGATCGTCTTCGTCCCGACGCGCAGACCGCGCGGCGTGCGCAACGGCGGGAAGAACTCGGTTACGCAGCTCCGCGAAGACGTCGCGTAGCGGCACGCGCGTGTTCCAGGCCTGGAGCGGCGACACGGCGGCGAGTTCTGTCACGGCCTTGCGATAGGCCTTAAGGGCGACCCGCGCCGTTGATCTTGAGGCACGCTCGCTTTTTCCTGCGCAAAGCGCCGCGACGACGACGCTTGTCGCGAAGCGGCGCAAATCGACCGTGACATCGACATTGGGCAGCGTCTCGTCGAAATCATTCAGATCGAAGAGCGGATGTCCTTCCGGCGACACGAAGGCGCCGAAATTCATGAGATGACAGTCGCCGCAGACCTGCGCGCGAATTCCTGGGGCCGGCTGCGTCGAAAGATCGGCGGCCATGACGTCAGCGGCGCCGCGCAGAAAGGCATGCGGCGATTTGGCCATCGACTCGCGGCGAAGCGGAAGTAGGGATTGAATGCAATCGCGCTCGGTCTCGGCGATGATCGCCGCCGCATTCCGGTTTGGGGCGGGCGTAAAGTTCGCCAGCGACTCGCGTGGGACGACCTTGCGCAGGGTCTTTCCTGCCGCATAGCGCGCGCCACGGTTGGAGCTTTCTGCATGCGCAGCGCCTTCAATGATCATGATCAGGAAGTCCTTCAGCTCATAACAACGCTCAAAAAATTTCGGTCAGCCGGCTGTCCGCTCAGCCCAGCAGATCGATCAGCGGACCAATCAGCGGCGCGTCGGCGGGCGGCATCGGATAGTTGCGCAGATCGCGCGCCCGCGCCCATTTCACCGCCTGTCCCTCCGTCGGCGAAATAAAGCCCTCCCACTTACGGCAGACGTAAAGCGGCATCAGAAGATGGAAGTCGTCGTAGGCGTGGCTCGCGAACGTCAGCGGCGCGAGGCAGGGCGCGCAGACCCGCACGCCAAGTTCCTCTTCGAGTTCGCGCGCGAGCGCGTCTTCCGGCCGTTCGCCGGGATGTAGCTTGCCGCCGGGAAACTCCCACAGACCGGCGAGCTGCTTGCCTTCGGGACGTTGCGCGATCAGCACGCGATTGTCGGCGTCGACGAGCGCCGCCGCCACGACGAGAAGGAGACTCACGGGCGCGCTCAATTGCCGGAGAGAACGACTTTCACCGGGCCGTTTTCCTTGCCGGTGAGCGTCACTTCTTCATACATCGCGCCGCCTTCAGGCGCGTGCGCATCCTTCGGCTTCCAGATGAGCTGGGTGGTGAGATAATAGCGTCCGGGCGCGACATTCTCGAAGGTGAATCGCCCGTTCGACTCCGTGGTCGTCGTGCGGGTCAGAGAGGCGTATTGCGTGTCCGGCTCGACCTTCGGAATTGACGCGGCCGGCAGGAATTTCACCGAGCCGTAAAAATTCTTGATGCGGGTCTGCGCATAGGTCGTGGCCGGTATCAGCCTGACGGTTTCGCCGGCGGCGTAGCGCACATTCGATCCCGAGGCGTCGCGCAGAAAGGCCTGTCCGGCGATGACGCCCCTGCCGGGCGCCCTGATGTAACTCGCCTGCGAGGGATCGAAGCCAACGCTTGGCGATGGACCACGCGCGGCGTTGCAGGCTGAGAGCAGGGCGAGCGGCGCGACGAAGAGAAGCTTGACGCAACGCATGACAATAACGCTCCACAAGAACGCAGATCGCACACTTTGACCGGCGCCGACGCCGCACGCCCGCGGATCAGACGGGCGAGGCGGCTTCGGCGGCGATGAGGCAATCTAGCACGTCATGCATCGTTCTGACGACTGCGACGCACAGCGACCGCTCAGCCGCAGTCGCCGGCGCGAGGTCGGGAATCTTGATCGTCATTGCGCCCGACAGGATCACCCGGCCGATCAACTCCGGTAGTCGCCGTTGATCGCGACATAGTCCTTTGTGAGATCGCAGGTCCACACCGTCGCCGCGCCTTTGCCGAGTCCAAGATCGACGTTGATGACGATGTCGTCCCGCTTCATGATCTGCGACACTTCCGCTTCGTCATAGTCGGGGTCGCGCAGTCCTTTGTGGGCGACGCGCACGCCGCCGAACCAGATCGCGAGCCTGTCGCGGTCGGCGTTCTCGCCGGCCTTGCCGACCGCCATGACGATACGGCCCCAATTGGCGTCCTCGCCGGCGATCGCCGTCTTCACAAGCGGCGAATTGGCGATGGAGAAGGCGATGCGCTTCGCCGCCCTGGCGCTGTCGGCGCCCGTCACCGTCACCTCGACGAATTTGCGCGCGCCTTCGCCGTCCCTCACCACCTGATGGGCGAGATCGAGCAGCACGGCGTCGAGCGCACGCTTGAACTCAACGAGCCGCTTGTCGCTCGCCTTTTCGATCTTCGGCGCGCCGCGTTGCTTCGCCGCGCCGGTGGCGAAGAGCAGCAGCGTGTCTGACGTCGACGTGTCCCCGTCGACGGTGATGGCGTTGAAGCTGCCTTTGACACCGCTCTCGAGCATCGCCTGCAGCGCCTCGGCGCCGATGGCGGCGTCGGTGAAGACGAAGGCGAGCATGGTCGCCATATCCGGCGCGATCATGCCCGCGCCCTTGGCGAAGCCGCTGATCGTCACGTCGACGCCGGCGATCGTCGCTCTTCGGGTCGAGAGCTTCGGATAGGTGTCGGTCGTCAGGATGGCGCGCGCGGCGTCCAGCCAGCCGTCGGGCCGCGCCTCTTGCGCGAGCTTCTCAAGCACCCCATCGAATTTATGCGCGTCGAGCGGTTCGCCGATGACCCCCGTGGACGCCAGAAAAATCTGGCGCTCGGGCGCGCCGGTCGCCGCGGCGGCGAGCTTCGCCGAGAATTTGACCGCCTGTGCGCCGGTCTTGCCGGTGAAGGCGTTGGCGTTTCCCGAATTGACGAGCAGCGCGCGCGCCTTGCCGCCCTTCAGCTTGTCGCGGCACCAGTCCACCGGCGCCGAGGGGCATTTGGATTTGGTGAAGACGCCGGCGACCGTCGTTCGCGCGTCGAGCAACGCCAGCATCACATCGGTGCGTCCGGCGTAGCGCACGCCCGCGGCGCCGACGCCGAAGCGAACGCCCTCGAGCGGCGGGATTTCGGGCGCGGATTTCGGCGCGAGCGGGGAGAGGGGGGCGTCGTGAGACATCGCAGAGCCTTGTCAATCGGAGTGGACCTGCGCGGATGTGCCCGGCGCTACAGCTCCGCGTCAAGGCCGACGTGGGGCGGTCTCGCACAGTTCACTGTCTCCTGGAGGGGAGAGTCGCGCCGTCATTCGCGCGGGTCGCCGCCCCCAAACGCTTGCGTTTCAACCCTCCCCATCAAAGGGGAGGGCGAAGGGCTCGGCGCTTACTTCTTCTTGGCATCAGCCGGCTTTTGCGTCGGGGCCGCCGGCTTGGCGCCGGGCGCGCCCTCGGCCGGCGCGTCGGAACGTTCGATCTTGGCGCCGTCGCGCAATTTCATGACGAGTTCGCTCTGCGCCTTCTGCACGACATAACGGGCGACCTGATCCTTCACCTCATTGAGCGGCGGGAAAACTTTCGGGCGCTTCTCGTCGAGCTTGATGATGTGCCAGCCGAACTGCGTCTTGATCGGATCGGAGACCTGACCCGGCTCCATCTTCGCCGCCGCGTCGCCGAACTCCGGCACCATGCGGTCCTTCGTGAACCAGCCGAGGTCGCCGCCCTTGGCGCCGGGGTCCTTGGAAAGTTCGGTCGCGACCTTGCCGAAATCCTCGCCGGCCTTGACGCGCTTCAGCGCGGCCTTCGCCTCTTCTTCGGTCGGCACCAGAATGTGGTGCGCGTGATATTCCGTTTCGGGCTTCTGGTTCTTCGCCGCTTCGTCATAGGTCTGCTTGACGGCCGCTTCAGTCGCCGCATTCTTGGCGACGTCGCCGAGCAACGTCTCCATCAGCGCCTTGTCGCGCAGATAGGCGAGCTTCTTGGCGAATTCCGGCGTCTCGGCAAGCTTATCGGCCTGCGCCTTCTGCACGACGAGCTGCTCGTCGATGAGGAAGTCGAGCACATAGGTTTCGCGCGCCTTTCCTTCGAGCTGACGCGGAATGGCGGGGCCAAGATCCTCCATCGCGAGCTTCAGGTCCTCGTCGGTGATCTCGACGCCATTGACCTTGGCGAGGGTTTTCGCGACCGCAGATGTCGCGCCGACGGCGCTCATCGCCAGCAGGGCGGCGAGCGCGGTCGCTCCGAGCGCGGCGCGGACGAGAGAACGCGCATTCTTGCGGGCGTGAGACATGATGTGCTCCAAAAAGAGGCCAGGGCGGCCCTGAACAAAAGCGGCCGTCGCCGCCGGCGGGAGATGCTCCTGCGCGAGGAATCCGGCGTATCTATGCCCGAGGAGGCGGTTCTGACAACTCCCGGCTAAGCCGAAACCGGGCGCTCGGCGACCTCTCCGACGACGCTCGTGAAAATTTCCCGGGTTTTCTTCTGCGTATCGGCGAGCAGGGCTTCGAGGTTGGAAAGATCTGGCGCGTCGCCGACGCGCAGCAACAGCTCCGTCAATCCGCGCGGCGCGTCGGCGGGACGGAAAGCGTCGTCGATGGCAAGCCGCAGCAATTGCGTCAGCCCTTGATAGAGCTTTGAAGCCTCCGCCAGCGCGTCCGCCGCGCCTGCGTCGAGTAACCCGGCGTCTTTTACACGCTGCAGGGCGACCGTGGCGTTCGTTGAAAAAAGCTCGGGATGCTGCGGGCCATGCAGCAGCATCAAATATTGCGCGATAAACTCGATGTCGATCAGTCCGCCGGGGACCTGCTTAACCTCCCAGGGGCTTGTCGAGCCCTTTTCCTTTTCGATCCGCCGGCGCATGGACAACACGTCGTCCTTTAGTTTTTGCGCGTCGCGAGGACGCGTCAGCGCCACTTGGATCGCCGCTTCAACCCGTTGTGTGAACGGCTCAGGACCCGCGACGACGCGAGCGCGGGTCAAGGCCATGTGCTCCCATGTCCACGCTTCATGGGCCTGATAGTCCGAAAAGGCGGCGAGACTTACTGCGAGCGGCCCGCTGTTGCCGGAAGGGCGCAAACGAAAATCCACCTCATAGAGCAGGCCTTCGGCCGTGGGAGCGGAAAGGGCGCTGATCAGCCTCTGCGTGAGGCGGCCATAATATTGCTGCGTTGAAATCGGCCGTCCGCCGCCCTGTGATTCCGCCAGTGGGTCGGCGTCATAGAGCAGCATCAGATCGAGATCGGACGCGGCCGTCATCTCGCATCCGCCAAGCTTGCCCATGGCGACAACCGCGCACGCGCCGCCATCGATCGTTCCATGCGTTTTGGCGAATTCCTCGCAGACGCGCGCGAAGAGCTGGGCGATCAGCGTTTCGGCGAGCCGGGTATAGGCGAAGCCGGCCTCAGTGACCGACGCCGATCCGGTCAGAATGCGCACGCCGATGAGGAATTTCTGCTCCTGTCCGAAGATGCGGGCGCGGTCGAGCGCGTCTTCATAGGAGCGCGCCTCGGCGAATTGCGCGGCGAGGCGCTCCTCCAGTTCGCTTTGCGTCGGCGCCGTCTCGAAAAAAGCCGGCTCCATCAGCGCGTCGAGCACGCGCGGGCGCCGGGAGATCGTTTCGGCGAGCTTGGGCGCCGCGCCCGTAATCGCGGCGAGGAGTTTGAGAAGTCGCGGCTGCGAGACGAGTAGGGAAAAGAGCTGTACCCCTGCCGGCAGTTTCGAGATGAGCCTGTCGAAGGCGAGAAAGGCGGCGTCGGCGTTTTCCGTCGCGGCGATGGCTTCGAGCAGGATGGGGGTGAGTTCCGTCAGCCGTTCGCGGGCCACGGTCGAACGCGTCGCGGCGTAGCGGCCGAAATGCCAGCCTCGGATAGTCGCGGTCACTGTCTTGGGGTTGGCGAAGCCCATATTGGCGAGGGTCTCGATCGTGCCGGGATCGTCGTCATCACCGGTGAAGACGAGATTGCCGGCCGAGGACGTCAGTTGCGGCGCGCTTTCGAAGAGCTTCGCATAATGGCTCTGCACCACGTCGAGCTGCTTCAACAGCGCTGCGGCGAAATCGGCGTAACCCGCAAAGCCCATCATGCGGCCGATGATGGCGACGCCGTCTTCAGTTTCCGGCAGCGTGTGCTTCTGCTCGTCGGCGACCATCTGGATGCGATGCTCGACGTCGCGCAGAAAGAGATAGGCTTCGCGCAGATCGTCGCGCGCCTCGCGCGCCACCCAGCCGCTCTCGACGAGCTGGTCGAGCATCGCCAGAGTCGAGCGCCCGCGCAGGCGCCGATCGCGCCCGCCGGTGATCAACTGCTGCGTCTGCACGAAGAATTCGATCTCGCGAATGCCGCCGCGGCCCAGTTTGATGTTGTGGCCGGCGACGGCGATCGCGCCGTGTCCCTTATGCGCGTGAATCTGCCGCTTGATCGAATGCACGTCGGCGATCGCGGCGAAGTCGAAATATTTGCGCCAGACGAAGGGCGCGAGCTCCTGCAGGAATTGCTCGCCGGCGAAAATGTCGCCCGCCACCGGCCGCGCCTTGATATAGGCGGCGCGCTCCCAGTTCTGGCCCATGCTTTCGTAATAGCTCAGCGCCGCTTCGAGCGGGATGGCGATCGGCGTCGCGCCCGGATCGGGACGCAGCCGCAAATCGGTGCGAAACACATAGCCGTCGGCGGTGCGCTCGCTGATGATCCGCACGATCCGCTTCGTCAGTCTGACGAAGAAATCCACATCCTCCGACGGGTCGGCGAGTCGCGCGCGCGAACGGTCGAAGAACACGATGAGGTCGATGTCGGAGGAGTAGTTCAGCTCAAAGGCGCCGCCCTTGCCCATGCCGAGAAAAATCCATCCCGATCCGCGTTCCGGGTCGCGCTGATCGGCGAGTTCGATCTTGCCGGCGAGCGCAGCGGCGCGCAGCGTGAAGCGAATGGCGGCGGAAAGCGTGGCGTCGGCGATCCGCGTCAGCGCCCGCGTCGCCTCCGGCATGTCCCAGACTTTGGCGAGATCGGCGAGGGCGATGACGAGCGCGGCGTCCTGCTTCGTGAGGCGCAGCGCCCGCATCAGCTCGGCTTCGTCTTGGGTTTCGATGTTTTGCGTTTCTTCGATCAGCGCCTCGACGCGCTGCGCGGGATCGCTCTCAAGCGCTCTTACGAGCCGCGCCGCATCGCGCATGGCAAGGTCGGTCAGATAGGTCGACGCGCCCAAGACGCCGAGCAGCAGATCGCGCGCTTTCGGCCGTTCCTGCAACAGCGCCGCGAGCGCGCCATTGGCGGCTGCGTCCCTCTCCAACACGCGGGCGAGCGCCTCGTCGGCCCTCTTCGCGTCGAGAGGCTGAATGAAGACGCGGGCGCGGTCGATGAGCGAAGGTTCGGTCGGCGTCAAAATCTTTTCCCGGCTGAGCCGTCGATGCGGCGCTGGCCCTTCGGTATAATCCCGCGCGTGGCGCAAATCAGCCCCGGCGGGACAACGGCCTTGGGGCGTCTCTAATTTCAAAGCAACTGCGGGGAAATTCATGTCGCAAGAGGATGTCGCGCAGCTGCTCGCCCGCATCGCCGGGGCGCTGGAGCGCCTGGCGCCGCCGGAGCCGCGCGCGCCGGATTTCTCCGCCGCCGAGGCGTTCGTCTGGCGCGCCGCCGGCGAGGCGTTCCATCCCGTCAGCCGGGTCAATCGCGTCGATCTGGCGCTGCTCAAGGGCGTCGACCGTCAGCGCGACATGCTTCTCGCCAACACCAGCCGCTTCGCGCAGGGGCTTCCCGCCAATAACGCGCTGATGTGGGGCGCGCGCGGCATGGGCAAATCCTCGCTGGTGAAATCGGTTCACGGCGCGCTCGCCGAGAAGGGGCTGAAACTTATCGAAATCCATCGCGAGGATATTGAAGCGCTGCCCGCGCTGCTCGGCGCGCTGGCGCAGGCGCCCTTCCGCTTCATCGTCTTTTGCGACGACCTTTCATTCGACGGCGCGGAGACGAGCTACAAGGCGCTGAAGACCGCTCTCGAAGGCGGCGTCGAGGGGCGCCCGGACAATGTGCTGTTCTACGCCACGTCGAATCGCCGCCATCTGTTGCCGCGCGACATGATGGAGAACGAAAGCGCCACTGCCATCCATCCCGGCGAGGTGATCGAGGAAAAAATCTCGCTCTCGGATCGCTTTGGACTTTGGATCGGCTTTCACAATTGCAGCCAGGACGATTATCTGGCGATGGTCTTCGGCTACGCCGATCATTTCGGCCTTAACGCGCCCGAAGCGACGATCCGCGCCGAGGCGCTGGAGTGGTCGATCACCCGCGGCGGCCGTTCCGGCCGCGTCGCCTGGCAGTTCGTGCAGGATCTGGCGGGGCGGTTGGGGAAAGAATTGTCTTAGGATCGTCCGGCGTTTACGCGTCCACGCCTGACTTCGCACGGTTTTATTTTCGCGCTTGCTAGCTTTCGTTCCGCATCAGCCTTAGCCTGAGCTGGGGCGAAAAGGGGGCAGCATGAGCTTCAGACGTATTGCGCTTATCTCGACCACGATGTTTCTCTCGCTGGTTTCTCTTTCGGAAAGCGCCTTCGCTTTCTGCGGCGTGTTGCAGGCTTCGGCCAGCGGCTATTCCAGAGACGAAGCGCTTTCAAAGGCCAACAACAAGGGACTGGTGGAGGTTCGAAGGCTCGAAGCGAACTATGGGAGCGGCGCTGTTCATTATCAGCCCGCCAGGTCTTCCTGCCAGGAAGGCGGCAGGGTGAGCTGCTTCATCTCCCAGAAGTTCTGCGTCGACAGCGGCCAGCGACAGCGCCCGGCCCGCGGCGAGGAAGGCCATTCGATGCATGGCTGTCCGCCCGGCACGCGGCAGGTTCCGGAAACGGATAATTGCGTCCCGGTGCGCAAACGATCCGGCGAATTTGAAAGCCAGCCGTGGAAAAAGCCGGGCTGCCGGACCTGGAAACAGAGCTGCGACAGGGGCGACGCCCGGGCCTGCGGAAGATATGAGTCGACCTGCCAGGTCAATTGACGCGAGACGAGACGCCTGCACGGCAGGCGTCTCGGATCGCCGTCTGGCGGATTAATACGGACGCTCCGGCGTGCATTCCGCAGTCGTGCATCGCGGTTTGTAGGCATAGGGGATCATGGCGCCGACAAGCAGCAATCCGCCCATGATGATGATCGCCATTTTGTAATTCATCGCGGTTCTTCTCCGACAGCGTTCGGCCCTTCGGCGTGATTTTAAAAAAATCCCACGTCGCCCGCCGAGCGTCTGTGACTTTGTCCTCATTGCCGCGTGGGGCTGCAGGGATCGGAAGATCAGATCGTCTTGGCTTTGAACCGGCAGAGATCGGCGATCAGGCAGCGCGGGCATTCTGGCCTGCGCGCCTTGCACACATAGCGTCCATGCAGAATGAGCCAGTGATGCGCGTGCAGCAGATATTTCTGAGGCACGATGCGCTCCAGTCCCGCTTCGACCTCTTCGGGCGTCTTGCCGCTTGCGAGCGGCAGCCGGTTGGAGACTCGAAAAATATGCGTGTCGACCGCGATCACCGGCTCGCCGAAGGCGACATTGAGCACGACATTCGCGGTCTTGCGGCCGACGCCGGGGAGCGCAGTCAATTCCTCGCGCGTGCGCGGCACGTCTCCGCCATGCCGTTCGATCAGCAATCGCGACAGGGCGACGATATTTTTCGCCTTGGCGCGGTAGAGGCCGATCGTTTTGATCAGGTCGCGCACGCGCTCTTCGCCGAGCGCCGCCATCTTGGCGGGCGTGTCGGCGTGCGCGAAGAGCGCTGGAGTCGCCTTGTTGACGCCGGCGTCGGTCGCTTGCGCGGACAGCACGACGGCGACGAGCAGCGTGAAGGGGTTTTTGTAACCGAGTTCGGTCTTGGGTTCAGGATTTGCGGCCGCGAGACGCGCAAAAATCTCTTCGATGCGCGCAGCTTCAGCGGCCGCCGGCCGCCGGCCGGCTCGCGGTTTTTTAGAGACGCGCGCGCGCTGACTGTTTGTTTCCGCCATGGGCGCGTTATAACTTTTAGAAACTGAGGGACAAAGCCGGCAGGAGAAATGTCCGACCCCTTCGAGCGGAAAATTTACGCAGCGCGGCTGACGCCGCATCGGTCGATGACGCCGCACGCCTTCTACCTTTTCATCATGATCTTCTGTTTCGGACAGCTGCTGTTCGCGCTGCCGTTCTTCTTCATGGGCGCCTGGCCCGTCGCCGGCTTCATGGGCCTCGATGCGGTCGGTCTCTATCTCGCCTTCCGCGTCAGCTTCCACGCCGCCCGCAGTCATGAGACGCTCGACCTCACGCCGCTGGAGCTCGTTTTCGCGCAAATCGGCGCGCGCGGACAGCGAAAGGAATGGCGCTTCAACCCTTCCTGGGTGCGGCTTGAGCAAACGATCCACGAAGAATTCGGGACGGAGCGGGTGGCCCTGATCTCGCGCGGCGAACGCATCGAGATCGGCGCCTTTTTGGGACCGGATCAGAAAGCGGAGCTGGCGCGCGAACTTAACCGCGCGCTCATCGACGCGCGGATGGGCGCCCGTTTCGGCTAGAACGCGCTCCATTCCGCCCAAAAGCGGCAAGATCTAGCGTCGCTGGCTCAGCATAGCGTCGGCTTCCCGCATCAGCCGCGCCTCGTGCCGCTTATAGTAGCGCCAAAGCACAAACAGGCCGATGACGAGCCCGCCGGCGAGGGCCATCGCGATGGGGCCTTCGATTTTTTCGAAGCCGGCCGTAAGGTAATAAGCGCCAAAGCCGAATACGCACGCCCAAACGATTCCGCCCGACGCGTTATAGATGAAGAAGCGGCCAGGCGGCAGATGGTTTGCGCCCGCGAGCGAGGCCGCGAGAATGCGCAGCAACGCGATGAAGCGGCCGAAAAAGACGATCGCGCCGCCCCACCGATAGAAGAGATATTGGCCCAGGCGCAGCTTCTCCGGCCCGAGCCCGACATGATGGCCGTAGCGTTCGAGAAGCTTCGTTCCATACTCCCGCCCCAGCCAATAGCCGACATTGTCGCCGACGATCGCGCCTGCAGCCGCCGCCACGACAATATTCTCGATGGCGATCGTCCCGGAGAGCCGTGCGAAAATCGCCGCGCCGACGAGCATGGTTTCGCCGGGCAGCGGAATGCCGGCGCTTTCAAGGGCCACGACGATAAAGATCGCCCAATAACCATAGGTCGCAAGGATCGCGGCGATCTGCGCCTGGTCGAGAAAATGCGTCATCCATGGCCCAGAAAGTGTCGGTCTACGCGACTCTCATGTAGGCCTAAACGCGCAAATGGCGACGTCGCCGAAGCGAGGCCGCCATTCAAAAACGTCGATCAGACAGGGTCAGTGATATTGCAGCGCATTCTCTCGCGCGGCGCTGAAGGCGTAGGGCGGCGTGGCCGCCATAGCCTCGCTGTCCAAGAAGAAGGGGTCGCGCTCCAGCGCCACTTGGAGGACCTCCCGCAATCCTCTGAGCAGAGGCTGGTCGTCGCGGACAACCTTGGCGCGAAGCGCCTCTTGCGCGGCTTCATCCGACCGGCTCGCGAAATCGCGCACCGCCATCGCGACGAACTTGCCAACGCTGACGTCTTTCTCTTTAGCAGCGGCGCGCACGCGCTCGGCGAAGCCGCCGCCAATGCATGCCAAGGCGGCATGTGCGACCTTGTCGTTCGAGCAGGAATTGATCAGATCCACGATGACCATGACGACCTCCGCCCTTGAACGTTCCATGTTTTGGAACCCTTTTGTTGGCCGCGGTTTCTCCGCGACATCAGTTCCCTCGCGCCGTTAGGCGCGTCGGTTTCCGCCAAGCTATCCAGTCAAGCTGAACGTTATCTGTATGAGTGATGAAAAAATTCCGCTTCCGACGCTCGGATGGGATCTCTCAAGCCCGGCGAACAAGGCTGTCGGCGCAAGAGCCGAGAGACGTTCGCTCCCCATGCCGTGCGCTGCTGCCTTCTAACTGAAAGCCGTGACAGCTTCGCGACGAAGTTCGCCAGCATATCAACAACATAATGATCAGCCGAGCTGAGGCCACAGCACGACCTCAGACTCAACTCGTGGCTAGAGCAATAGTTCCGAGCGGCTAAAAAATTCGTAGCTGCGGCGCAAAAGTTCACGCGGCGCCGCGAAATCCTCACCAGGCGCCAATGTTGGGCGCCGAAGCCCATGGCTCCGTTGGCGGCAGCGGCGCGCCCTTCTGCAACAACTCGATGGAGATCAAATCCGGCGTTCGCACGAAGGCCATGTGGCCATCGCGCGGCGGCCGATTGATCGTCACGCCGGCCGCCTGCAGCCGCGCGCAGGCCTCGTAAATATTCTCAACGGCGAAGGCGATGTGACCGAAATTGCGCCCGCCGGCATACGCGTCTTCGTCCCAATTATGGGTGAGTTCGATCATCGGCGCGCCGTTTTCCTTGGCTTGCGCGGCGTCCTCGGGCGCGGCGAGATAGACGAGCGTATAACGCGCCTTTTCGTTCTGGGTGCGGCGCACCTCCTGAAGCCCGAGCGCGCCGCAAAAAAACGCTAGCGCGCGGTCGAGGTCGCCAACCCGAATCATGGTGTGCAGAAATCTCATATGCGGCTCCTATCTGATGCGTCCGCCATAATAATAGCGTTCCGTGGGGGCGGATTTGCGCCCACGCCGGGCGCCTGCTAGAGCGCTGGCGCTCCCAAACATAGGTGCCTAACGACGTGACCGAGACGAAGGCTGTTCCTCGAGCGGCGCCGAGCGTCAAGCTGGCGGCCGCCAAGGCGTCGATCGCCGCCAGCGCTTTGCTCGCGGCGGCAAAGCTCGCAGCCGGTCTGTGGTCCGGCTCGCTCGCGCTGCTGTCCGAGTCGGGACACGCCTTCGTGGACACCGGCGCGACAGTGCTGACCTTCTTCGCGGTGCGCGAAGCAGAGAAGCCGGCGGACGAGGAACATCACTATGGCCATGGCAAATATGAGGCGCTGGCCGCGCTGATCCAAACCGGCTTCCTCTTCGGCCTCGCCCTGTTCATCGTCGGCGAAGCCTGGCGGCGGTTGCAGGAGACGGATGTCGTGATCGACGCCGGCTGGCCGATCTATGGCGTTCTGGTCGTCTCGATCGCCGTCGATTTCGTGCGCTCGCGCCAGTTGCGGCGGATCGCAAAGGATGAGGGCAGCGACGCTCTGGCCGCTGACGCGCTGCATTTTTCGAGCGATCTGGTGTCATCGGCGCTGGTGCTGCTCGGTCTCGTTGCGGCGCATTATGGGTTCGAGCGCGGCGACGCGCTCGCCGCTTTGGGCGTCGCCGCCTTCATCGCCGTCGCGGGGTTTCGGCTGGGCCGTCGCACGATCGACACTCTGCTCGACGCCGCGCCACGCGAAATGGCGCCGCATCTCGAGAGGGCGATCGTCGACGTGCCGGGCGTCATCGCGATCGATTCGCTGCGGCTGCGCACGATTGGCCCTGACATCATCGGCGAAGCGACGATTGGCGTTTCGCGCGGCTTGCGCGTCGAGCAGGCGGCGCGCATCAAATCGGCCGTCGCCGAAGCGATCGCCACAGTCACGCCGCGCGCCCGGGTCACGCTGTCGGTCGAGCC
This window of the Methylocystis hirsuta genome carries:
- a CDS encoding DUF2252 domain-containing protein — its product is MIIEGAAHAESSNRGARYAAGKTLRKVVPRESLANFTPAPNRNAAAIIAETERDCIQSLLPLRRESMAKSPHAFLRGAADVMAADLSTQPAPGIRAQVCGDCHLMNFGAFVSPEGHPLFDLNDFDETLPNVDVTVDLRRFATSVVVAALCAGKSERASRSTARVALKAYRKAVTELAAVSPLQAWNTRVPLRDVFAELRNRVLPAVAHAARSARRDEDDHADDFPKISNGANGDLRIEDRPPRLFHFDESIANLFDVNGLIAAAFANLPPHVAALLGRYRLCDIAFKAVDVGSLGTYCSIALFMSPDDEPLYIQVKEAKRSVLERFGLGVWPGVQGERVVRGQRMMQAATDVFLGPTRDPASQREFYMRQLKTRRLGDLTELLQRHDLLDYAKLCGRTLARAHARSTDASALAGYMGKSDAFDDALASFAMLYAQQNAKDYEAFCAQRGATPDRP
- a CDS encoding (deoxy)nucleoside triphosphate pyrophosphohydrolase, with the translated sequence MSLLLVVAAALVDADNRVLIAQRPEGKQLAGLWEFPGGKLHPGERPEDALARELEEELGVRVCAPCLAPLTFASHAYDDFHLLMPLYVCRKWEGFISPTEGQAVKWARARDLRNYPMPPADAPLIGPLIDLLG
- a CDS encoding carboxypeptidase regulatory-like domain-containing protein; the encoded protein is MRCVKLLFVAPLALLSACNAARGPSPSVGFDPSQASYIRAPGRGVIAGQAFLRDASGSNVRYAAGETVRLIPATTYAQTRIKNFYGSVKFLPAASIPKVEPDTQYASLTRTTTTESNGRFTFENVAPGRYYLTTQLIWKPKDAHAPEGGAMYEEVTLTGKENGPVKVVLSGN
- the argJ gene encoding bifunctional glutamate N-acetyltransferase/amino-acid acetyltransferase ArgJ, which translates into the protein MSHDAPLSPLAPKSAPEIPPLEGVRFGVGAAGVRYAGRTDVMLALLDARTTVAGVFTKSKCPSAPVDWCRDKLKGGKARALLVNSGNANAFTGKTGAQAVKFSAKLAAAATGAPERQIFLASTGVIGEPLDAHKFDGVLEKLAQEARPDGWLDAARAILTTDTYPKLSTRRATIAGVDVTISGFAKGAGMIAPDMATMLAFVFTDAAIGAEALQAMLESGVKGSFNAITVDGDTSTSDTLLLFATGAAKQRGAPKIEKASDKRLVEFKRALDAVLLDLAHQVVRDGEGARKFVEVTVTGADSARAAKRIAFSIANSPLVKTAIAGEDANWGRIVMAVGKAGENADRDRLAIWFGGVRVAHKGLRDPDYDEAEVSQIMKRDDIVINVDLGLGKGAATVWTCDLTKDYVAINGDYRS
- a CDS encoding peptidylprolyl isomerase; translated protein: MSHARKNARSLVRAALGATALAALLAMSAVGATSAVAKTLAKVNGVEITDEDLKLAMEDLGPAIPRQLEGKARETYVLDFLIDEQLVVQKAQADKLAETPEFAKKLAYLRDKALMETLLGDVAKNAATEAAVKQTYDEAAKNQKPETEYHAHHILVPTEEEAKAALKRVKAGEDFGKVATELSKDPGAKGGDLGWFTKDRMVPEFGDAAAKMEPGQVSDPIKTQFGWHIIKLDEKRPKVFPPLNEVKDQVARYVVQKAQSELVMKLRDGAKIERSDAPAEGAPGAKPAAPTQKPADAKKK